The window CATCACCGTCACCTGTGAATTCAGCAACGGCAAAGTCTACGTGCTGGCCGGTGCCTACCTGGTCGAAGAGCCGGTTTCCAAGGGCGATGACGCCACCATCGAACTGAAATTCGAAGGCATCAAGGGGACCTGGCAATGAGCGGCGCCGTGAAGCTTCAAGTTGCGATCGAAGCTCACGGCGAGCCCCTGACCGAACTCGTCCTGCGCCGCCCGACGGTGCAGGAAGTGCGAGCGATCAAGGCGCTGCCGTACAAGATCGACAAGAGCGAAGAGGTCAGCCTCGACATGGATGTCGCGGCCAAATACATCGCCGTGTGCGCCGGCATTCCGCCGTCGTCGGTCAACCAGCTGGATCTGGCTGACCTCAACGCGTTGAGCTGGGCCGTTGCGAGTTTTTTCATGAGTGCGGCGTCGGCGCCATCACCGACCTGATCGCCGTCGCCTATGACCTGGCCTGGTTCTGGAAGGTTGACCCCGAACAGATGATGGCCAGGCCACTGGATGTGCTCCGCGAATCGCTGGAGCACGCGCAACGGATCAATGCGATGCAGCAGGTGCAGTGATGGCAGACGAAGAAAACAAAGCGAAAACCCCGGTGCTGCTGACGGGCATCGATGAACTGTCGCCCAAACTCGGCGCCCTGCGAGTAAAGGTCGAGAGCTTCAAGAAAAACCTCGAACAGACCGGCCTCGGCAAACTGGACATCAGCGGTCTGTTCAAGGGCGGCAGCGTGATCACGCCGTTCGTGGACGGCATCAAATCGGCGGCGGCGTTTCAGGGCAAGTTGACTGAAGTCAGCGAGACGGCGAAAACCGTTGACCTGCCCGCCGCGCCGAAAGTCGCCGCGCAGAACATGAACGTGTTCAGTGCATCGATGGAGAAGGTGTCGGGCGCTATCGATACCGCGCTGGCGCCAGCGGTCGCGGCATTGGTCGTCGGGATTGAGCCGATGCTGACTCAGGTTGGCAGCCTGCTCGCGGACAACCCGCAACTGGTCGAAGGCCTGGCGGCGGGGGCGATGGCCTTCTCCGCGATGCAAACCGCCGTCACCGGGGCGACTCAGGTGTTCGACGTGATGAGCATGGTGCTCAAGACCAATCCGATCATGTTGATCGCGATGGGTATCGCCGTGGCGGCCGGTTTGATTTATGCCAACTGGACGCCGATCAGCGCTTTCTTCAAGGGCCTGTGGGACGGCGTGAAAAACATGGGGGCGAGTGCAATGGCGACGTTGCGCTCGATCCTCGATTGGCGCCCGCTGGATGCACTGGCGGCGCTGTGGTCACCGATCGCGGGATTTTTCTCCGGGATATGGGACAAGGTCAAAGCCGTCACTGCGCCGGTGATCGACTTTTTCAAATCGGTGTTCTCGTGGACGCCCGCCGGCATGATCCTGGAAAACTGGGCTCCGCTGACGGGACTGTTTTCGGCGATCTGGGAACTGCTCAAGGCCTTGAGTGTGCCGGTGATGGCGTTGCTCAGAAACCTGTTTGATTTCTCGCCGATGCAGATGATCAGCAGTGCGTGGGGCGGTGTTGTCACGTACTTCGAACCGATGTTCGCCGGGCTGCGAAAAGTGGCGCAGTCGACTAAAGAGTTCTTCGTTTCGTTGTTCGACTTCTCGCCCATGCAGATGATCACCAGCGCTTGGGGCAGTGTCGTTGCGTACTTCCAGCCGATGTGGGCGGCACTGCAATCGGCCGTGCAAAGCGCCCGAGAGGTTTTGCGGACGTTGTTCGATTTTTTCCCGATGGAAATGATCACCAGCGCCTGGGGCGGTGTCGTTGGATTTTTCGAACCGATCTGGATGGCTCTGCAAACGTCAGTGCAACAGGTCAAAGGCTTTTTCACCAGCCTGTTCGAGTGGTCGCCGCTGGAGCAGATTGCGCAGTACTGGCAGCCGATCGGTGAAGTATTTTCGGCGCTGTGGGATGTACTGCTGGCGTTGTCCGCGCCGGTCGTGGATTTTCTGCACACCCTGTTCGAATGGAAGCCCCTGGATCAGATCATCGAGAGCTGGGGGCCGATCACCGAGTGGTTCGGCGAGTTGTGGCAAAAACTGCAAACGGTTATCGCGCCGATCAAGGAACTGTTCGACGGTGGTTTCGCCGGGTTGATCGCCAAGGTCACCGGCAAGGTCGAGACCCTGACCCAAGCGCAACGCCAGACCAATGCCGAAGGCAAAGGTGAGTTGGCCCCAGCGTTTTTTGGCGCAACCCCTCAAGCGCCGTCCACCGGGGCGTTGCAGGGCGGCTCCTTGCCGCAATCTTCCAGCGCTCTGATCCAGCAAAGCGCCGCCAACAACCGGACGCAACTCGAAGGCGGCCTGACCGTGCGCTTCGAAAATGCGCCGGCCGGACTGCGCACCGATCAACCGCAAAGCAATCAACCAGGGCTGGCGCTGTCGTCGCGCATCGGCTATCGCTCGCTATCGGCAGGAGGTTCCAATGAACTGGCGTGACCGTTTGTTGCCGGCATCCTTTCGCGGTGTCGGCTTCTGGATCGATCAGGCGAAAACCCCGGTCGGTCGCAAAGGTCAGTTGCATGAGTATCCGCAACGTGACCTGCCGTTTTTCGAGGACCTCGGCCAACAGGCCAAGACTCACGACATCACGGCATTCATCATCGGTGCCGATTGCCTGGAGCAGCGCGACAAGCTGCTCAAGGCACTGGAAGCGGGTAGCGGTGAACTGGTGCATCCATGGCTGGGACGCCTGCAAGTCAAGGTCGGCGAATGCGACATGACCCACACCCGCCAGGACGGCGGGCTGGTCACTTTTACCCTGAAGTTCTATCCCGATAAGCCGTTGCCGTTTCCGACCGCGACGGTCAGTACCCAGAAAGTCTTGCTGGCCAAAGCCGACACGTTGCTGGGCTCGGCGGTGGCACGCTTCGAGCAGGCGATGACGCTGATCAAGGCTGCGCGGATCGGCATTGCCAATCTGCGCAACAGCCTGACCGGGGTTTACGAGGTGATCAAGGAACAGCTCAAACCGTTGATCGAGCAGTACCGGCAGATCACCGAACTGGTCAAAGCGGTCAAGGAGTTGCCCAAGGAAGTGGCAGCGGAATTCAAGGGCTTGCTCGGTGATATCAAGGAGCTGAAGGCGTTCGCGAAGGAGGGCTATCGTGGCGTGATTGCCGACGTCTCCCAACAACTCGAAGCCATCCGCAAGGCTGATGCGCCGAAGATCACCACCGGCAAGGACACCAACGCAGCAGCGCAGGCGATGGCCGATCTGGTGCAGGACACGATGCTGGTCAAAGTGGCGCAATGGGTTGCGTCGATGCCAGTGGCGGCCCCTGCGGTGAAACTGTCGTCGACACCTTCGGTGGCGCATCAGGCGGACCAACCGGTGACCCGTCAGGAAGTGCCGGTGACCGATGAGATGAAAGCGCTGCAAAAGGCTGTCGGGGTGGCAATCGATCCGATGCTGGACAAGGCCGACCCCAAGCACCACCAGGCAATCAATGATGTGAAGGAAGCGCTGATTGCGCACCTCAAGGCCGTGGCGTCATCCGGTGTGCGACAGGTCACTAAATCGTTCCAGGAAAGCCTGCCGGCGCTGGTCGTGGCTTACAAGCAATTTGCCGATGCCACACGGGTGACTCAGGTGACTCAGAGTAACGCGATGAACCATCCGGGCTTTTCACCCAATGACGTGAAAGTCTCCAGGGAGTAGACCATGAGCGACATGGACAACCGCGTCACGCTGACGGTCAACAACCTGGAATACGGCGGCTGGAAAAGCGTGGAAATCACTGCTGATCTGGAGCGCCAGTTTCGTACCTTCAAACTCGACATCACCTGGCAATGGCCGGGGCAAACAGTGGATCAGCGGATCAAACCCGGCGACCCGTGCGAAGTAAAGATCGGCAACGATCTGGTGCTTACGGGGTACGTGTTCAAGGCACCGATCCGTTACGACGGCCGGCAGATCGGCCTGACCATCGAGGGCAGTTCCAGGACGCAGGATCTGGTCGATTGCGCCGCCACCAACCGGCCCAATCAATGGCAGGAACAACCGTTGCTGAGCATCGTTCAGGCCTTGGCGATGGAATACTCGCTGATGGTGGTCAACCAGATTCCCGAGACTGCGCGACTGGCCAAACACACGATTGTGCCGGGCGAAACGGTGTTCCAGTCGATCGACCGTTTGCTCTCGCTGTTCCGGGTGTTTTCCACCGATGACGAGCAGGGTCGGCTGGTGCTGGCCAAGCCCGGCAGTGGCGGTCGGGCGAGTGATGCGCTGGAGCTGGGCAAGAACATTTTGTCGGCCAACGCGCCGATGGATCACAGCCAGGTGTTCTCCGAATACCGGGTGATCGGTCAGCAAAAAGGTTCGGACAAGAAGAGCGGGGCGGCAGTCAGCGAAGTGGAATCAACGGCTGCCGATCTGTCTTTCAAACGTCGGCGCACGACGATCATCAACGAGGGCACGGCGCTGACCTTCGAGTTGGCTCAGCAACGTGCCCAGTGGGAAAGCGCGACCCGCATGGGCCGTGCGCAGACCACCACCTATCAGGTGCAGGGCTGGCGCCAGTCCAACGGCGATCTGTGGCGCCACAACACGCTGGTGAAGGTCACGGATCCGGTACTCGGGTTTGATGGCGACATGCTGATTTCCAAAGTGACGTACTCGCTGTCGGCGCAAGGCTCGGTGACGACCCTGCAAGTGGCGCCGCCGCACACCTTCGATCCCGATCCCACGCCACCGAAAAAAAACCAGGCCTGACACAGGTCCCTGTGGGAGCGGGCTTGCCCGCGATAGCGGTGGTTACCGCAAACACTTCTTTGCCTGACACACCGCCATCGCGGGCAAGCCCGCTCCCACAGGTTTTGTGTTGGCAAAGCCTTGAGGACAAACCATGAGCCTACTGACACGCCTGCTGGCGCGCGGCACTGTCGTGCTCGCCAATTCGGCATCCAAGCTGCAATCGCTGCAAATGCGCCTTACCGCCGGCGAAGTGAACGATGACCTCGAACACTTCGAGCCGTATGGCTTCACCAGCAATCCACTGGCTGGCGCCGAGGGGATCGTCACGTTCCTCGGCGGTGACCGTTCCCACGCCATCGCCCTGGTGGTCGCCGACCGTCGCTATCGCCTGCAATCGCTGGCTGCCGGCGAAGTGGCGATCTACACCGACGAGGGCGACAGGATTCACTTCAAGCGCGGACGGATCATCGACATCGACACCGCCACGCTGAACATCCGCGCCAGTAGCGCGGTGAACTTCGATACGCCAGTGATCAACCAGACCGGCAAGATCGTTTCCACGGGCGATCAGATTGCCGGCGGCATCAGCCAGATCAAACACGTGCACGTCGGCGTGCAGGCCGGTAGCGGCCAGACCGGCGCGCCGGCAGGAGGCAAGTGATGCTGATCAGCCCCAACCTCCACGCCGCACTGACCCGATCCGTACTCATCAGCCTGTTTACCTGGCGCCGCGCCGCCGATGACGATGCCCTCGACGACGAGGAGCGTTTCGGTTGGTGGGGCGACACTTTTCCCACCGTCGCCGATGACCGTATCGGTTCGCGGCTGTGGCTGCTGCGCCGGGTCAAGCTGACCCGACAGACCCAGATGGACGCCGAGTTCTACGCTCGCGAAGCCTTGCAATGGCTGATCGACGACGGCCATTGCAGCGCCATCGACATCATCAGCGAACGCCTCGACGCCCAGCGCCTGAACCTGCGCACGGTCCTGACCCTGGCCGACGGCGAACGTCTGGACATCAACCCCGATAACAGTTGGCAGGTGATCTATGCCGTTTGAAACTCCTTCGCTGCCGGTGCTGATCAAGCGCACCCAAAGCGACCTGGCCGGCGATTCGCTGCGCCAGTCCGATGCGCAAGTGCTGGCCCGCACCTTAGGCGGCGCGGCTTATGGTCTGTACGGTTATCTCGACTGGATTGCCGAGCAGATCCTGCCGGACAAGGCCGACGAATCGACCCTGGAACGCATCGCCGCGTTGCGCCTGAACCAACCGCGCAAACCTGCTCAAGTGGCCACCGGCAGTGTGAGTTTTACTGCGACGGCGGGTGCCGTGCTCGACGTTGACACGTTGCTGCAATCCAATGATGGCCGCACCTACAAAGTCACCGCCGCGCGCACCACCAGCAATGGCAGCAACAGCACCACGATCGCTGCGCTCGACGCCGGCAGCCTCGGCAACGCCGACGCGGGTCTGACGCTGACGCCGGTGCAACCGATTGCCGGCGTTGTCGGCAGCAGTTTCGTCGTTCTGGCGCCGGGGCTCAGTGGCGGTGTGGCGCGAGAAAGTCTGGAGTCGTTGCGCTCGCGGGTGATTCGCTCCTATCGCGTCATCCCCCACGGCGGCTCTTCCAGCGACTATGAAACCTGGGCGCTGGAAGTGCCGGGCGTGACCCGCGCCTGGTGCCGTGGCGGCTTGCTCGGCCCGGGCACGGTGACGGTGTTCATCATGCGCGACGACGATCCGCAACCGGTACCGAACGATGAGCAACTGGCCGAGGTTCAGGACTACATCGAACCGCTGCGTCCGGTGACTGCCGAGGTGCATGTGCAGCGACCGATTCAGGTGCCGGTGGTCTATCGCTTCAAAAGCGTCAACCCCGACACCACCGCCGTGCGTGCGGCGGTCGAAGCGCAGTTGCGCGATCTGCACAACCGCGAGGCCGATCTCGGCGTGCCGCTGCTGATCAGCCATATCCGCGAAGCCATCAGCAGCGCCGGCGGCGAATACGATCACACGCTCACCGCACCGGCGGCTGACGTGCCTGCCGGCAAGAGCGAACTGCTGACTTTCGGAGGTTGCGTATGGGGGGCATAAGAACCGCCGCGCAATACCAGGCGCAACTGCGCGCCTTGCTGCCCGCCGGTCCCGCTTGGGACCCGGAGCAAGTCCCGGAACTCGAAGAAGTCCTGCAAGGCGTCGCCGTCGAACTGGCACGCCTCGACGCCCGCGCCGCCGACCTGCTCAACGAAATGGACCCCGCCGGCGTCAGCGAACTGGTGCCGGACTGGGAACGGGTGATGGATCTGCCCGACCCATGCCTCGGCGCCACGCCACTGTTCGACGACCGCCGCCTCGCTGTGCGCCGCCGCTTGCTCGCGGTCGGCAGTCAGGCCGTCGGTTATTACCTCGAAATCGCCAAAAGCCAGGGCTACCCCAACGCCAGCATCACCGAACTCGAAGCCCCACGCATGGGCCGCGCGCGTTTTGGCGCGGCGCATTTCGGCACTTGGGAAGCGCAATTCATGTGGACGCTCAACACCGGCGGCCGCTTGCTGCTCGGCCGGCGTTTCGGCGCGAGCTACTGGGGCGAACGCTTCGGCGTCAATCCGGGCTCGGCGCTGGAATGCCTGATCCACCGCAGTGCGCCGGCGCATACCAAGGTGCATATCAATTATGACTAGGGGGGAGTGAGCCATGGATTATCCGAAGAGTGTTCCCAGCGCCGGGTTGGTGAATGGGAAGTTTGTTGATGAGGACGCTATCAACGGCACACCGGGCTCGTTGATTCCTGCTGCCTGGGGCAATGGCGTGACGGAAGAAATCGTCAACGTCATCAAGGCAGCTGCCATCGTGCCAGACGAACAGAATCATGGTCAGCTTCAGCAGGCGATCATAAAAAACATCAGTGACAGATTACCCGGCCAGGCCAGCGAAACCGTTGCCGGAATGATGAAAGTCGCGACTCAGGATCAGGTCGGGAGCGGCGTGGATGACACGGTGGCGGTGACGCCGAAGAAGCTCAAACTTGGATTCAGCCTGGCAAACAACGGCGGAACCGGTTACCTCGGTTTTCCCTCCTGGATGGGCGGTTTGATCATCCAGTGGGGATGGATCAATAGCGCCACGACAGACGTGATTACCCCGCTTCCGGTCAGCTTCAACTCGAACTTTTTTCGAGTAATGGTGTGCAACGACTACACCGCATCCTCTGGATCGATCGGTTATATCGCAGCCTCGCCTCGAAGCTTGTCCTCCTTCGTTTCCCGGGGTTCTAGCCCGTCTCTGGGCGCCCAATACATCGCCATAGGCAAGTAGGCCGTTTATGAAAATTTATTGGAGCCCTTCGGTTCAGGGTTTTTTTGATTCTCGTATCAATTCGTCGATTCCCAAGGACGCTGTCGAGATATCGCCATCACACCGTAACGAGTTGATCGACGGATCCAGGCGCAATCAGGTGATTGTGTGTCGTGCCAATGGCTTTCCCATTCTGGCCGATGCACCGTCCGCTACGCCGGCAGAGTCCACGGTCACTGAACGCCAATGGCGTGATGCGCAATTGAGCGAAACGGATCCCATGGTTGCACGGCACCGCGACGAGTTGGAAACCGCAGAAACCACCACCCTGTCAGTCGAGCAATACGCGGCGTTACAGCAATATCGCCGCGACCTGCGCAACTGGCCCTCATCGACGCAGTTTCCAGCCATGTCAGGACGCCCTGTGCTGTCGGTTGCAGGCAACGTCACTGTGAAAAAGTCCCGGACCAAGTCCCGGGCCAAACCGTGATGCACATGATGCAATGAACTGGCGCGGATACCCCTAAGGCCACTTTGACGCGTTTTTTGTCGAAGCTTGCAGCCTGCCTTGTGCTCGCCCAAGCCCACTTCACCGTGGGCTTTTTTATTTTCAGAAACAGACCGCCACTGGCTCGCATCAGCGATCGCCGCGACGCGGTTCATTTGTTATTTCAGAGGAACGAAAGACCTATGGATTATCCAAAAAGCGTCCCCAGCGTCGGCCTGGTCGATGGCCGTTTTGTCGATGAAAACCCGGTGGCGGGAACGCCCGGTTCGTTGATTCCGGCGGTGTGGGGCAACAGCGTGACTCAGGAGATCCTGAGTGTGATTACCGGTGGTGGGTTGGTGGCTTCCGAAACGGACACCGGTCAGTTGTACAAGGCCATTCAGTCAATTGTCGGCAAGTCTAGTCCCATGCGCTCCCTGATCACCCGTATTTCTGCTTCAAAGCTGCTTGACGCGCAGGAGTTGGGGTTGGTTCTGATTGATGGCAGCGCGGGGGCGATGACCGTCACGCTTCCCGATGCGGATGCCGGGCTTGGTGTGCGTGACGTAATTGTTCGCCGTGTGGACAACACGGTTAACCGGTTGGTAGTCCAGGCATCAGGCAGCGACCGGATCCGTTTTCATACACACCTGTCGGCGAGCGGTTATCCGTTTCTGGTGCTGATGGGGGGCGGTGACTGGTGGCAATTGCGCAGTGACGGGGCGGGTAGTTGGTGGCCGGTTGGTCGCCTCGACAACACCCCTCTGGGCCGCCCTTCGTTCGAAACCACCATGGCGCTCAATCCCGGTGGCTACGGTCTGCTCAACGGCTATTTTTTCAAGCGTGCGGAATGGCCGTGGTTGTGGAACTTCGCTCAGGCTTCAGGAGCCCTGACGACAGAAGCGGCGCGATGGAACCGAGAAGGTGCGTGGACCAGTGGCGATGGTGCGTCGACCTTTCGAATTCCAGAAGTTCGCGGCGAATTTCTGCGAGCCCTCGATGAAACTCGGGGCGTGGATATAGGACGAGTCGTCGGCAGTTTGCAGAACCATGCACTGCAAAGCCATAACCACTACCTGCCCACCAGTTCAGGGTCTTCCAGTCGGCCGGCGCCGTCTATCCCGGACCCTATCTGGAACGTTTCAAATGACGTCAACTTTTACCCAACCGACGGAACCATCGCGACCACGTACCCCAATCCTGCGTTCGACTCCGATACCTACATCGGCAACATCGGGAATTTTACGACGGAAACCCGACCGCGAAACATTGCCTATCCCGCGCGAATCAAACTGATCTGAGGTGCACATGTTCAATTACTTAATAGACGACGCCGGCGCGTTGACCGGCCCGGTCGATTTTCTACTCGTGCCGGGTATCGGCCTGCAACTGCCAGGCAATGCTGTCACGTTGAGCATCGAACTCGCTCCGCCACCCAGTGGATACGCGTGGGCGTATGAAAATGGCTCATTGCAGCAGCTAGTAGATTTGCGCGGTGATGTCTATCGCACCGACACGGGGATCCGAGAGACCTGGACAGCATTAGGCGATCTGCCTGAAGGCTTCACCACGCAGCCATGGCCCGGTGGGTTTCATTCGTGGGTCGATGGTGCCTGGAAAATCGATGAAGCAGCTTCATTGAAGAACCGTAAGCAAGTCACCCTGACCAAGCGCGATGAACTTCTTCGCGACGCCGTCCTGCGCATCGCCCCGCTGCAATACGCCGAAGATATTGGCGATGCCGATCATGACGAACAACTGCTGCTGATCGAATGGAAACTCTACAGCGTAGAGCTGAACCGTATCGAACAACAGCCAGGATTTCCCGATGAAATTACCTGGCCGGTCGCCCCCGGCACAGCGGTAGCCAACTGATTCAGCACAGGGAACAGTGCAATGGATTATCCAAAAAGTATTCCCGGGGTCGGGCTGGTCAACGGCGGCTTCGTCGATGAAAACCCGATCGCCGGTTCGCCCGGTTCGTTGATCCCCGCCGCCTGGGGCAACAGCGTCACCCAGGAAATTCTCAATGCGATCAAGGCCGCCGGGCTTACGCCGGATGAAGCCAGAACCGATCAACTGGCCAGCGCAATCGGTGCACCGGTCGACTTTACCAAACTGAAAAATACCCCAACCACGTTGGCCGGTTATGGCATCACCGATGCGGTGGGACGGCTGCTGGCAGTTCGGCAGTTCGAGACGGTCGGGATCACGGTTTACAAGCCTAACCCCAAGGCCAGACGTATTCGTGTTCGACTGGTGGGGGCTGGTGGATCTGGCGGCGGTTGTGCATCTGTCGCCTCCGGGAACCTGCGTCTCGGTGGCGGCGGTGGATCGGGGGCCTATGCGGAGAGTCTGTATGACGTGACGCCCCAGATGCTTGCCGGCGTGCCTGTTTCTTTGGGGGCCGGTGGAGCTGCCAGCACTACGATGGGGCAGGTCGGCGGTGGGGCTTCCTTCGGCTCCTACATGAGCGTTACAGGAGGCGGCGGCGCACAGATCCTGAACATCGATACGACAACCTCATCCTCGGGGTACGTTCAGGGTGGCACAGGGGGGCAAGACGCCGTGGGCGGCAACCTTGCCAATGCACGGGGTCACACCGGTGGCTATGCAATGTTCAACGGCAATTGGGGAATGCTCTCCGGAGGCGGAGCTGCCAGCCCGTTTGACGGTGGCGGCCCGTACAGGGGCGTACACAATCCGGGTTTCGCAGGCGTCCGAGGCTCGGGAGGCAGTGGCTCTTGCTCGTCAAATCCGTCGAGTTCATTCGTCAGCGGCGCCGGCGGCAACGCCTTCTGTGAAATCTGGGAGTACGAGTAATGGCCGTTTATGCACGGATCGAGAACGGCGTGGTCGTCGAACGGATCGACGCCGGTGACTACGCAATCAGCCAACTGTTCGCGCCGTCTTTTGTCGAGTCGATGGTGCGAGTGCCGGATGGCCAGGAGGTCGAAATCGGCGCGCCGATCAGTCAGTTGCCGACAGCTGCCGAACCACTGCCCGCGCAGCAAAGTCCGGTGATCCTCCAGGCGCCGGTTGTTGCAGATCAAGCGCCTGCGGCAGCGGAACGTAGCTGGCGTCAGGCATCCCTGTCAGCGACTGAATGGCTGGTCACTCGTCATCGCGATGAGCAGGAACTGGGGCGTGGAACCTTGCTCAAGGCTTCCCAATATCTGGAACTGCTCGAGTACCGACAAGCGCTGCGCGACTGGCCTGATTCAGCGCTTTTTCCCACAGCGGATTCCCGGCCATCTGCGCCGCTTTGGCTGGCCAGCGTGATTGGCTGAGGCCTGCGCACCCACTGTATTTCAATCAAGGAGATTAACCTTGGACTATCCCAAAAGTGTGCCCAGTGTCGGGCTGGTCAACGGCCAGTTTGTCGATGAAGACCCGGTTGCCGGAAAGCCCGGTTCGCTGATCCCGGCGACGTGGGGCAACAGCGTCACGCAAGAAATTCTTAACGTGGTTCAGGCGGCCGGCCTGACACCGAATGAGTCGTCGAACAATCAGTTGCTGGGGGCATTGCGCAGTCCGGCATTGTTCATGACCGCCCCGCAGTTTGATGGCGGACGCTCAGCAGCAACGTCCGAGTTTGTGCAGCGGGCGTTGGGCAATTATGCAAGTGCGCGTGGGATATCCGCCGCCACGCAATTGACCTTGTCCGATGTCGGCTGCTCGATCGGTCTGGGTGGTAACGCAGCGTATACCGTGACGCTTCCGGATACCGCTGCGGTGCCGAGTGGCGCCACGATCAGCCTGCATTGCCGCAACAGCGCCCCCGTCACCGTGGCCAGTAAAACCGGCACGCAGATCAGTCCGCAAGGGGCTTATCTGGCGTCGATCGTAATGAACAATGGTGAAAGTGCGAACTTCGTCAGAGAGTCCGGTGTGTGGGTGGTTTATGGCACGGCTGCGCTGAAGTACTCGGCCAATTACGCCGCACAGTTCGCCACATCGGGATATCAAAAGTTTCCCAGCGGTTTGATCGTGCAGTGGGTGACGGGGGGATCCGATGCGAATGGCAACATGACGGTGTCGCTGCCGATCAGGTTTCCCAATGCTGTCCTCGGCGGTGTTGCCAATGAAGGCTACCCGGCAGGTTGGGGTGCCTCCAACGTTACCGTTTGGGCATTTGACGGCGCGAACTCGACGACAACGACAGTGGCTGCCCGGGTGCGCAACGTCCTGGCTTCAAGTGTGAAGGCCGAGCCGGGAATTGCTGGCCGCATTCTGGTTTGGGGGTACTGACCATGACGATTTACTTTTATGCACAAAGTCTCGGCTTTGATCGAGTCGACAGCGCACTTCCCGAAGTGCCTGAAGGGGCGGTGGAAATCACCCAGGCGCAATACGTCGAACTGTTCGCCGGGCAGGCGAGTGGCAAAGTCATTAGCGCCAGTGCCAGTGGTCAGCCTGTGCTGATCGACCCTGTCATTTCCCCGATTGCCCTTGCCAGCCATGAACGCGCATGGCGTAACAAAGTGCTGCAGGACACACAGTGGTTGGTGCTTCGCGACGCTGAAGAGCTGGAAGTCGGTGAGGGCACGACCCTGCTCGCCGAAGAGTTCAAACAACTGCTGGCTTACCGACAGTCACTACGCGAGTGGCCCAATGACCCGGATTTCCCGGATGCACGCTCACGCCCGGTTGAACCCGACTGGCTGCAAATCTTGCTGCGAACGAACGGCTGAGTCGCCGCTGATCTGAAGAGGAATTAAAGTGGATTATCCAAGAAGCGTCCTCAGCTCCGGCTTGGTCGACGGCAAATTTGTTGACGAAGACGCGATAGCCGGAACGCCGGGATCGCTGATCCCAGCGAGCTGGGGCAACAGTGTTACTCAGGAAATACTCAGCGCGATTACCGCGGCTGGTTTGAAACCGGACGAACTACAGACTGATCAATTGGCTCAGGCGATCCGGCAATTATCCAGACCGGATCCGTTGCAACAATTTCCGGTACAGGTGTATCGCAGAAATGTGCTGATCAATGGCGGGTTCGATATCTGGCAGCGCGGAACGACCAACCAAGGCCCGAACATCGGTGGTTATGTGGCAGATCGCTTTCGCTGCGACTGGAACGGTAGTGCTGCGGTGAATATCAGTCGTCAGGTTTTTCCTCTCGGGCAAACTGACGTTCCTGGCGAACCGGCCTGTTTTCTGCGTTGGCAGCAAACGGCGGCCGGGGCTGGAGCTACCACCCACAAGGTGTCCCAGAGTATCGAGTCGGTCAGAACCCTTGCGGGTAAAACCGCTACG of the Pseudomonas sp. Seg1 genome contains:
- a CDS encoding phage tail assembly protein, whose product is MSGAVKLQVAIEAHGEPLTELVLRRPTVQEVRAIKALPYKIDKSEEVSLDMDVAAKYIAVCAGIPPSSVNQLDLADLNALSWAVASFFMSAASAPSPT
- a CDS encoding phage tail protein, which translates into the protein MADEENKAKTPVLLTGIDELSPKLGALRVKVESFKKNLEQTGLGKLDISGLFKGGSVITPFVDGIKSAAAFQGKLTEVSETAKTVDLPAAPKVAAQNMNVFSASMEKVSGAIDTALAPAVAALVVGIEPMLTQVGSLLADNPQLVEGLAAGAMAFSAMQTAVTGATQVFDVMSMVLKTNPIMLIAMGIAVAAGLIYANWTPISAFFKGLWDGVKNMGASAMATLRSILDWRPLDALAALWSPIAGFFSGIWDKVKAVTAPVIDFFKSVFSWTPAGMILENWAPLTGLFSAIWELLKALSVPVMALLRNLFDFSPMQMISSAWGGVVTYFEPMFAGLRKVAQSTKEFFVSLFDFSPMQMITSAWGSVVAYFQPMWAALQSAVQSAREVLRTLFDFFPMEMITSAWGGVVGFFEPIWMALQTSVQQVKGFFTSLFEWSPLEQIAQYWQPIGEVFSALWDVLLALSAPVVDFLHTLFEWKPLDQIIESWGPITEWFGELWQKLQTVIAPIKELFDGGFAGLIAKVTGKVETLTQAQRQTNAEGKGELAPAFFGATPQAPSTGALQGGSLPQSSSALIQQSAANNRTQLEGGLTVRFENAPAGLRTDQPQSNQPGLALSSRIGYRSLSAGGSNELA
- a CDS encoding DNA circularization N-terminal domain-containing protein, with product MNWRDRLLPASFRGVGFWIDQAKTPVGRKGQLHEYPQRDLPFFEDLGQQAKTHDITAFIIGADCLEQRDKLLKALEAGSGELVHPWLGRLQVKVGECDMTHTRQDGGLVTFTLKFYPDKPLPFPTATVSTQKVLLAKADTLLGSAVARFEQAMTLIKAARIGIANLRNSLTGVYEVIKEQLKPLIEQYRQITELVKAVKELPKEVAAEFKGLLGDIKELKAFAKEGYRGVIADVSQQLEAIRKADAPKITTGKDTNAAAQAMADLVQDTMLVKVAQWVASMPVAAPAVKLSSTPSVAHQADQPVTRQEVPVTDEMKALQKAVGVAIDPMLDKADPKHHQAINDVKEALIAHLKAVASSGVRQVTKSFQESLPALVVAYKQFADATRVTQVTQSNAMNHPGFSPNDVKVSRE
- a CDS encoding phage baseplate assembly protein, translated to MSDMDNRVTLTVNNLEYGGWKSVEITADLERQFRTFKLDITWQWPGQTVDQRIKPGDPCEVKIGNDLVLTGYVFKAPIRYDGRQIGLTIEGSSRTQDLVDCAATNRPNQWQEQPLLSIVQALAMEYSLMVVNQIPETARLAKHTIVPGETVFQSIDRLLSLFRVFSTDDEQGRLVLAKPGSGGRASDALELGKNILSANAPMDHSQVFSEYRVIGQQKGSDKKSGAAVSEVESTAADLSFKRRRTTIINEGTALTFELAQQRAQWESATRMGRAQTTTYQVQGWRQSNGDLWRHNTLVKVTDPVLGFDGDMLISKVTYSLSAQGSVTTLQVAPPHTFDPDPTPPKKNQA
- a CDS encoding phage baseplate assembly protein V → MSLLTRLLARGTVVLANSASKLQSLQMRLTAGEVNDDLEHFEPYGFTSNPLAGAEGIVTFLGGDRSHAIALVVADRRYRLQSLAAGEVAIYTDEGDRIHFKRGRIIDIDTATLNIRASSAVNFDTPVINQTGKIVSTGDQIAGGISQIKHVHVGVQAGSGQTGAPAGGK
- a CDS encoding phage GP46 family protein — translated: MLISPNLHAALTRSVLISLFTWRRAADDDALDDEERFGWWGDTFPTVADDRIGSRLWLLRRVKLTRQTQMDAEFYAREALQWLIDDGHCSAIDIISERLDAQRLNLRTVLTLADGERLDINPDNSWQVIYAV